The following proteins are co-located in the Oncorhynchus masou masou isolate Uvic2021 unplaced genomic scaffold, UVic_Omas_1.1 unplaced_scaffold_988, whole genome shotgun sequence genome:
- the LOC135538610 gene encoding tripartite motif-containing protein 16-like codes for MAQQGDLLDQDQFCCSVCLDLLKEPVTIPCGHSYCRSCIEGCWDQDVLKGVYSCPQCRETFTPRPNLRKNNMLAEVVEKLRKTGLQAAPPPALCSAGPGDVACDFCTGTRKQKALMSCLVCLASYCETHLQPHYEFPALKKHKLVKATAQLQEKICSHHDKLLEVYCRTDLQCICLLCTMDEHKGHDTVSAAAERTEKQRQLGMSQQKVQQRFQEREKELKKLQKAVKSFKRSAQSAVEDSDQIFTELIRSIERRSSEVKELIRAQEKAQVSQAEGLLEQLKQEIAELRKRSTELEQLSHTEDHIHFLQRYQSLSSISVSSDLPSIVVRPLQSFGDVSQTVSELREKLEDFLKGEWTKISTTVNIVDVVLPPEPKTREQLLQYSCQLTLDPNTAHTHLSLSEGNRKVTYTGQVQPYPVHPDRFTNYYQVLCREGLSGRCYWEVEWTGGVYTAVSYKDISRTEKGNDGVFGLNNKSWSLYYYSGGYCFIHNNVVTEVSGPQSSRVGVYLDHKAGTLSFYSVSDTMTLLHRVQTTFTQPLYPGFWLYDYNGSAELVKL; via the exons ATGGCTCAACAGGGAGATTTGCTGGACCAGgaccagttctgttgttctgtctgtctggatctactgaaggagccggtcactattccctgtggacacagttactgtaggagctgtattgagggctgctgggatcaggatgttctgaaaggggtctatagctgtcctcagtgcagagagaccttcactccaaggcctaatctgaggaaaaataacatgttggCTGAAGTGGTTGAGAAACTGAGGAAGACAGGACTCCAGgctgctccccctcctgctctgtgctctgctggacctggagatgtggcgtgtgatttctgcactgggaccagaaagcagaaagccctcatgtcctgtctggtgtgtctggcctCTTACTGTGAGACTCACCTCCAACCTCACTATGAATTTCCTGCTTTGAAGAAGCACAAGCTGGTCAAAGCCACCGCACAACTACAGGAGAAGATCTGCTCTCATCATGACAAACTGCTGGAGGTTTACTGTCGTACCGATCTGCAGTGTATCTGTCTGCTGTGTACAATGGATGAACATAAAGGCCATGATACAGTGTcagctgcagcagagaggactgAGAAACAG AGGCAGCTGGGGATGAGTCAGCAGAAGGTCCAGCAGAgattccaggagagagagaaggagctgaaGAAGCTCCAAAAAGCTGTGAAGTCTTTCAAG cgctctgcacagtcagcagtggaggacagtgatcagatctttactgagctgatccgctccattgagagaaggagctctgaggtgaaggagctgatcagagcccaagagaaggctcaagtgagtcaagctgaaggactcctggagcaactgaagcaggagatcgctgagctgaggaagagaagcactgagctggagcagctctcacacacagaggatcacatccatttcctccag aggtatcagtctctctccagtatcagtgtatcttcagacttacccagcatcgttgtccgtcctcttcagtcctttggagatgtgagtcagactgtgtctgaactgagagagaaactagaagacttccttaaaggagaatggaccaagatctccactacag tgaatatagtggatgttgtactgcctccagagcccaagaccagagaacagttgttacaat attcctgtcagctcacactggacccaaacacagcacacacacacctctctctgtctgaagggaacagaaaggtgacctATACAGGCCAAGTCCAACCATATCCTGtccatccagacagattcaccAACTACTACCAggttctgtgtagagagggtctgtctggacgctgttactgggaggtggagtggACTGGTGGTGTTTATACAGCAGTCTCATATAAAGACATCAGCAGAACAGAGAAGGGTAATGATGGTGTATTTGGACTCAATAACAAGTCCTGGAGTTTATATTACTATAGTGGTGGTTATTGTTTCATACACAATAATGTTGTGACTGAagtatcaggccctcagtcctccagagtaggagtgtacctggatcacaaggcaggtactctgtccttctacagtgtctctgacacaatgaccctcctccacagagtccagaccacattcactcagcccctctatcctgggtttTGGCTCTATGATTATAATGGTtctgctgagctggttaaactgtaa